The genomic DNA CAGAAGCTTTCCGGTCCTGCTCTGGCACGCAGTGTGTGATCggctgggtgatttttttttttttttttcagtcatcagCTTCCGGTTACAACTTCCGCTTTGGCACGCGGTGACGGTTAGTGCacattggtggtggtgtgatgatggtgggtgACGAGTCTGAAACACAACCAGAAAAGACagacactttgttgttgttcaaatgcTCTTCTCTTTTCACTCAGAGAACGATGTCTGtccacatcatgtgtgtgtgtgtgtgtgtgtgtgtgtgtgtgtgtgtgtgtgtgtgtgtgtgtgtgtgtgtgtgtgtgtgcatgtcttattgtgtgtgtgtgtgttgttgttgtttttttgtgtgtgtatgtctgtgtgtgtgtgtgtgtgtgtgtgtgtgtgcatgtcacagtgtgtgtggttgtgtgtgtgtgtgtgtgtgtgtgtgtgtgtgtgtgtgtttgcatgtctcagtgtgtgtgtgtgtgtgtgtgtgtgtgtgtgtgtgtgtgtgtgtgtgtgtgtgtgtgggtgggtgtgtgtgtttgtgtctcagtgtgtgtgtgtgttttttgtggggttttttgtgtgtatgtctgtgtgtgtgtgtgtgtgtgtgtgtgtgtgtgtgtgtgtgtgtgtgtgtgtgtgtgtgtgtgtgtgtgtgtgtgtgtgtgtgtgtgtgtgtgtgcatgtctcagtgtgtggggttgtttttgtgtgtgtgtgtgtgtgtgtgtgtgtgtgtgtgtctgtgtgtatgtctgtgtgtgtgtgtgtgtgtgtgtgtgtgtgtgtgtgtgtgtgtgtgtgtgtgtgtgtgtgtgtgtgcatgtgcgtgtgattgtgcatgtatatgtctcattgtgtgtgtgtgagtgtgtgtgtgtgtgtgtgtgtgtgtgtgtgtgtgtgtgtgtgtgtgtgtgtgtgtatgtgtgcatgtctcagtgtgtgtgtttttgtgcgcacgcgcgcgcgcgtgtgtgtgtgtgtgtgtgattgtgcatgtatatgtttcattgtgtgtgtgtgtatgtgtgtgtgggtgtgtgcatgtctcagtgtgtgtttgtgtgtgtatgcattaatAAATCCAGCAGGCTGGTAAAGAATTACCAAACACACTGTTCAACCAATTGATAAAATGAAACTAGAACAGTATTTcatcaaaacaaaagagaaaccgAGTCAGTTCACTGTCAGGGAAACACAGGTTCACAAAAAGTaatatctctatttctctcgctCATAGAGGaaaatcgttttgtttttttttgttttttttcctgtgatctCTTTTTCTTCATCGACTGCCATTTTTCGGTGTATCAAGTTATGATCTGTGACATCAAAGGCCCGAGCAACACAACCAGAAAAGACAGACACTATGTTGTTGTTCAAATGCTCTTCTCTTTTCACTCAGAGAACGATGTCTGtccacatcatgtgtgtgtgtgtgtgtgtgtgtgtgtgagtgtgtgtgtgtgtgtgtgtgtgtgtgtgtgtgtgtgtgtgtgtgtgtgtgtgtgtgtgtgtgtgtgtgtgcatgtctcagtgtgtgtgtgtgtttttgtttgtttgtttgtttgttttgttgttttgtttttgttgtgtgtgtgtgtgtgtgtgtgtgtgtgtgtgtgtgtgtgtgtgtgtgtgtgtgtgtgcatatctcagtgtgtgtgggttgttgttttttgtgtgtgtgtgtgtgtctgtgtgtatgtctgtgtgtgtgtgtgtgtgtgtgtgtgtgtgtgtgtgtgtgtttttgtgtgtgtgtgtgtgtgtgtgtgtgtgtgtgtgtgcatgtctcagtgtgtgtgtgtgtttgtgcgcgcgcgtgtgtgtctgtgtgtgtgtgtgtgtgtgtgtgtgtgtgtgtgtgtgtgtgtgtgtgtgtgtgattgtgcatgtatatgtctcattgtgtgtgtgcgtgtatgtgtgtgtgtatgtgtgtgtgtgtgtgtgtgtgcatgtctcagtgtgtgtttgtgtgtgtgtgtgtgtgtgtgtgtgtgcattaataaATCCAGCAGGCTGGTAAAGAATTACCAAACACACTGTTCAACCAATTGATAAAATGAAACTAGAACAGTATTTcatcaaaacaaaagagaaaccgAGTCAGTTCACTGTCAGGGAAACACAGGTTCACAAAAAGTaatatctctatttctctcgctCATAGAGGaaaatcgttttgtttttttttgttttttttcctgtgatctCTTTTTCTTCATCGACTGCCATTTTTCGGTGTATCAAGTTATGATCTGTGACATCAAAGGCCCGAGCAAAgtcaagaaaaagaaagttgtttTCGTATGTATTCGTGAATCAAtcattggagagacagagagatagctacagagaaagagagagagagacacggacgcggacattgttttattgccattgacaatactatcctttggcaaggggggggggggcaatgtatgaacaaaagaatacggtggtttacagagaaattgacacattgcgaagagtaaaaagaaaatcaacgacaaaacaacaacaacaacaaaatcatgaaatagaacatattgttaagattaaaaaggaaaataaaaaagctcgaccatccaactttctacaaagtcattcagattataaactgtggagagagagagagagagagagagagagagagagagataggagagtgtgttatttccgaggataataggCACTGGCCACTGGCTTTTTTTCCAAATCACTTTCTTAAATGGGGCTTCCACTACTTATACAATGCAAAcagcaatacaaaaacaaaataaagaacaaggTGTGATGGCAATTATtatgacgatatatatatatatagtatatagtcgTCGACACAGATAGATTCacgagcatcctcccccccaccccaccaccaccctccccccatcccccagctggatgacaacgatggtcatcatcgatctcgatggacacaccaccagtcgTCGACAtcattgtggcaggtccacttcctttgcgttagctgtgcttgactatgtgtgtatacatatgtatgtgtacataactacatgcatgtacatgaatgtgtattgtgtgtgcgtgtgtttatgtacgtttgtgcctgcctatgtgtgcgtatgtattagggtagctgttagatgcacatgtatgttaaaatgtatgtatgcagtgtgtgtgtgtgtgtgtgtgtgtgtgtgtgtgtgtctgtgtgtctgtgtgtgtgtgtgtagtcacattttggtgtatgtatgtaacatagatataatgttttatgttaacaaaagcgtttttgtaaagcacctagagcagattgataatgtgctatataagtatccattattattattatactgacaCACGCTTACACTTGGGtcaacaacagcaaagtgagagctgtatgatcaatgctttctccattgcaatgagaagtcatttacagcttagtcttttgtgaaggacaatgactctcaaaagatttgcactggctcttagagctgcagccttgggagccagctggcctttggggaaccatcccaacgccgactgccctaaaagcctcttggccgagagagtggggatgtaacttgggcaagactctctccacgacaatcaaattctagcccagattagtcggaacagcagctgcctcctctgctgttctgatggtcatagtcagacacgactgaccatcacatATATAAGACTACATACACAATGCAAACAGcaatacaataataacaataacgacaaaatAAAGACCTAGGTGTGACAGCAGTTATAATGCTGATACAGCTAGGTGTGACAGCAGTTATAATGCTGATACACGGTACGGTATAATTATGCAAGCCCTGTGTGATGCCCTGACCTTCGACACTCAGTGTGACACAGCTGGTCCGTGGCGTGCTCGTGAATATGACTCACGAGGTCGAAGAGGGCGTCACACTTGGTGGTGCACCTGTCTACGTTGAGGTCGGGGTCTTCGTTCAGCAGCATCCTGACCTCCTGCTTTACCAGGCGCtctgttgggggaggagggacgggggaagggggtacGGGGttcggggggacggggaggggagggcatgGAGACATCGCCATGTTAGATAATGTCGTAGCGTCTTCTCACCTGTTGGATTGTCTGCTCACTGCATACAAGGTAAGGTGAGTGAGACACGcctctgtcgtcgtcgtcgtcatcatcatcatcaaacttcattatccttccccctcctccccatcgtcaccatcaccaccaccaccatcatcatcatcgtcgtcctcgttgtcgacatcgtcatcgtcgtcattccCCTCCTTCTCTATTAGTTTCATTGTCgtcttcaccaccatcattatcattattatcattttgagcATTTATgccaaatcttgaaaataagtTCTAGGcgtttagaacacacacacacacacacacacacacacacacacacacacacacacacacacacacacacacacacacacacacacacacacacacacacacacacacacacacacacacatcaatatcattatcatcatcatcatcatcgtcaacatcgtagtcgtcgtcgacatcatcatcatcatcatcatcatcatcatcatcgtcgtcgtcgtcatcgtcatcgtcatcgtcgtcatcatcgtcattctcctACTCCATCAATTACATCGCCGTTGTTCATTTTCACACATTGAAATCATCGGAGTAGTTATCATTgttaccatcgccatcatcatcaccatcatcacaatcaccatcaccatcgtcatcaacaatGCCAGCGATGATGATAAGtgtgatggtctgtgatgtggttatgtttgttttgttgttgttgttgttgttttttcccctccttggTTAACTTGAGCTGTTTTCTGCTCATCGGAGCGTGTGTGATTAGTTGTGTGTGGTTGGTCATTTCCTAGCTTGGCTACTTGTGAATATGCGATTGCCAGCGTTTTGAGTCTAGCTTTAGTTCGAGAAAAGatgccattcattcatccattcattcattcattcattttcgatCCTcttgtttcgttcgttctttagtttaacgtcttttcactgtaagtgatatttgacaagggaaggaaaaaaaatcgagtgggaggagggggagtgggggggggggaattactgtgtaggcatacgagtaagtgaaagtgtgtgtgtgtgtgtgtgtgtgtgtgtgtgtgtgtgtgtgtgtgtgtgtgtgtgtgtgtgtgtgtgtgtgtgtgtgtgtgaaaatgattgatttatgttttgttttaaaaaaaaataaataaaaaaataatatttttgttgttgttgttgttcttgttcgtattcttcttcttcttcttcttcttcttcttcttcattatgatggcgatgccactgctgctgctgacgatgatgatggtgattacattgtagttgttgttattgttatgattgttatcgtcctcctctacctcctcgtctttattattattattattattatcatcattgttattgttattattattattgttattattgttgttgttgttattagtagtagtagtaatagtagtatcatcatcatcatcatcatcatcatcatcatcattatcattaccattatcattatcatcatcatcatcagtatcattattattattattattatttgtagtagtattgTTCttgtcatcctcttcttcctcctcattattatcattatgaggaggaggaggaggaaaagaggagaaggaaagaggaggaagggggaggaggtggtggaggaaggagaaggagatttgtagtaggaggaggaggcggaggaggaggtggaggaaggaggaggtggaggaggaggcggaggaggaggtggaggaaggaggaggtggaggaggaggtggaggaaggaggaggcggaggaggaggtggaggaaggaggagggggaggaggaggtggaggaggaggtggaggaaggaggaggcggaggaaggaggaggcggaggtggaggaggaggtggaggaaggaggaggcggaggaggaggtggaggaaggaggaggtggaggaaggcggaggaggaggaggaggtggaggaaggaggaggcggaggaaggaggaggcggagtaggaggtggaggaggaggtggaggaaggaggaggtggaggaaggaggaggcggaggaggaggtggaggaaggaggaggtggaggaggaggtggaggaggaggtggaggaaggaggaggcggaggaggaggtggaggaaggaaggaaggaggaaggaaggagaaggacagAGGCAAGAGGGCTGACCCAGCTCTCCGCCCGGCGTGTAGAGAGGCTTGTGAGTGGTGGTCTCAATGACCTGACCACTGGTCAGAGCGAGGGTCAGGGTGGCTGCCCCCAGCCACAGCAACACGGCGGTCCTCATCTGTCAGGGACACACAGAACGTgcgtggtgctctctctctctctctctctctctctctctctctctctctctctctctcagtttgacgctgtgttatactagtacattatacatgtattaagtattcagtattatacatgtattaagtattcagtataactacatttatatgcgtacatgtttgtgtgtctcttagaacaacggcagatgtgtaagtcggccaaagtgctaatatcttcaccgttggaaaataaagattcattcattcattcattcattcattcattcattcattctctctctctctctctctctcttatgaacaattgtgtcctttacaataacctgcggcaaaaacatttgaactctgaaggtcaatcgtatgttcacttaatgaagaatggttctgtttacagtattcgtaaactatgcatttatatatttaatgccctgaagatacgacaggaattctgtgacaacaatgatgaaagttagaattaatttactatgcacgagaagcacttttgttctacaggttaagttagtacgtattttacattttgttgtggctgagtgatcaccataattattgtgtacttttgacctctttctaggggccggaggcctggagattaaagttttgttcttattattgttcttgttctctgtgtgtgtgtatatatatatatatatatatatatatgtgtgtgtgtgtgtgtgtgtgtgtgtttttcttgacccctctcttgtcttctcttactttactcaccagcctctcttcctattccccaagcaacacttcacactgtactatccatgttgcatgctctggggtgcagttttttttatgaaCTTTGTTAACCtatttgtttgggtgtttttttcttggtgtgtgtgttgcattatgACAttccagtaaacgcccttgacgaagaccagtggtcgaaaccggtcgggcatcaaagaaactgttttgttgttttcctttttttcaattgttgtatatatatatatatatatatatatatatatatatatgtgtgtgtgtgtgtgtgtgtgtgtgtgtgcgtgtgtgtgtgtatttatatatatataatgttgaaGACATTATGTATAATGTTGaagattttttattattattactgaattAGCATTGCAAGTTATCAATAATGGAAGGCATGGTGCTACGTTTTTCATGTGATGCTTTTGAATTATATATCCTTCTgttggctgatgatgttgttttgtcaTCAGAGACAGTTGTTGGATTACAGCGTCAGTTAGACAGTCTGTGAAGTGCTGCTTCTTCACTTCAATTGAAGGTAAACGTGAATAAAATCAATATAATAGTATTTAAGAAAGGTGGGTATTGAAGTGGGTGGTGTAATAATGCCTGTAATTAATGTTTATAAGTACtttgggatattttttttttctctacacgtttgagtttctCTGCAGTTTTCAAAGATTTTGCTAGTGGAGCAAAATATGCGTTGTTGTGTATTAAGCGAAAGCTTCATATTCTTAATAACAATTCTTTTGAGCtatttttcaaactatttgaTTCACAGGTTCAGCCATTTCTACAATATGGTTCCGAATTATGGGGGTTAGAGAAAACTTCAGTTCACTGCGAGTCTATTCacttatttgcaattaaaaattatttatgtgtagatatgcgaacaccgaataatcttgtttatggtgagagagacagatatcccATATACGTAAATTTTGCAGTTAGCTGTATTCGTTACTGGCTCAAGTCAATTCAGATGGACGCTTTTAGATTACCTTACAAAGCGTATAGAATGTTGTACGACTTGGatatgaatggaaagaaaaactgggtgtCAAATGTCCGCATTTGTTTGTATGAAAATGTTTTTGGTGATgtctgggaaaatcaaggtgttggCAATATGAATAGTTTTATAAGTTTATTAattttcgtcaacgtttgatcGATTGCAGGTGGCAGAACTGTAACGATCACATTAATACAAGTGAGCGATTTAGTTTGTATAGAAACATTGTGTTGTAATCATGATCTTAAATATTATTTGAAAATggacatagatagatagtttaAATATGCAACAACAAGATTTCGGTTTGATATTTCTGACTTGAAAGCGCACCGTTCCAGATATAAATTTCGTAATAACTGTgatttgttatgtccattgtgcacaacGGCTAAAGAAGAAGATGTAcactttgttctctgttgtccaaCACTTAATGAGATTAGAGTTAAATTTATCCATCCTAAATATTACAGACATCCTAGTGTGTTCAGATTGAGTTTATtaatgtcatgcacaaaacctgatgttatacgtaatatttccttgttgttgttttttttacaaggcTTACAGGTTTAGAAAAACACTCATTTCATTGTCGTATTTCCATTGCACTTATCAGCAAATTATattattgtcttttgttgctgttcaaataccccttcatgtgCGACTATGGCCCATATATGAAtagaccattcattcattcattcatatacacacacacacacacacacacacacacacacacacacacacacacacagagtgtgtgtgtctgtgtggtgtgttgtggtgtgtgcgtgggtgtggtgtgtgtgtgtgtgtgtgtgtgtgtgtgtgtgtgtttgtgttgtgtcgtgttgtattgtgtgtgggagagaaagaaagacagagagtgtgtgtgtgtgtgcgtgtctgtgtgtacctatgtctgtgtcttagtgtctgtgttttgtgtctgtgggaCTGTGTCACTGCTTGAATTGAACTGCACGCAAAAGTAGTatataagttgttgttgttgttgttgtttttggggggttgggttttttttattgcacattctcacacagaagacagataaataatttttaaagcagaaagagagagggggggagagagaggaaaaaagagagagaaacatacaaacagaaaggagCGGCGGGGagatagacagttagatagacagatagattggtagatagacagacacagagagagacagagagaggaagacagagacagacaggcagacagacagacagacagacagacaaagaaacagagatacagacgggcaacagacacagggacagagtcagacaaacagacatacacacagacagaaaagtaaaaatgaaaaaagaaagaaagaaagcaagaaaagacgCCTTACCTTTCAGTAGCACGTGAAGGAGACAAATGgttgactcagagagagaggccagTTGGTTGGTTGAAGCACCTCAAACTGAAGCTCTGTTATCTTAGCAGTTATGTCACCACAACGTCAGCGAGAACCTAAAGGAACCACAACAaagttaattaactctctccatacgaacggcgaaagggacgacgttaacagcgtttcaccccaattaccatcatcaaaatattgcaagcggaaggctctaaatactgaagacgtgaatgttgacaaagaataccacaattctgacgacggaagctaaaggttgggtcattcagacacccactggacatccgaggggtctgtgtagaggagaagagaggactggccgtactgagtgagttaactcttccACCGCCTTAGGGCAAACTTTAGCTGACACCGAGGGGTCATGTAAAAGGActattttttttcacattttaacTGAGCTTAAGGGCTGCATAACTTACGACGCAACagtaatctgtctgtctctctgtttttcagtctgtctctctctctctctctctgccagtcagcctgtttgtctgtctctctgtcacacatatatatctctatcgatctatatgtgatatatatatatatatatatatatatatatatatatatatatatatatatatatctacagacgAACAGACATTTAGACCAAGGATTGGATCTTGTGCCCTGTACACCTGCTGACGTAAGAAATCCTGGTGGAAAGATAGGGCATACCATGGCCCCCGACTCCCCACATACCCAACCCATCTCCCAAATGAGACCCTGCTGCTCTCATCCCATCGTGCAATCAGATAACCTCAGCCATAGCCAGATATGGCACGGCTCTGCCGCCCCAAATCACAGAAATTATTTTCATATATTGCCATAGATCATTATCGTCGGAGAGTTAaaaatgtgtttatttgtgttgtcatgtcctgattttttttttaaccagattttTATCAATTGATTTTCGTTTTCCATTGtttgtttggggattttttttcccgaaaTACTGAGGCGCCATGGCAGTGTCGGTTAAGGactggatttctgatccagtgttcgtcCACCTGTGGTCTGGGTTCGAGGCCTTTGAATGCTGTAGTTTCCTTGGGGAGggtggttggaggagggggggggggaggggaggctctTTACTTCGATTTTTCCTTGTATCCACCCAGGTGTCCGAATGAGTTATACCTTCCTAACTTCGGATGGGGAAGGACAAAACGGCGGAAGAAGAAAACTGGGCcacgccttcctgtgccaagtcctAGACGTAGTGGATAAGAGTTCACTGCCTCATGGGCGCAGAAGTTTATTGGACCTTTAAGCTTGAACTTtttaatgaatctctctctctctttttttttccgctaAGTGTAACTGTCTGTTTCTGGGTCAGTATTTTGCTCGATTGCTGTCTTTTTCTTTGCAGGGTACCACATTATGTGTAGGTGTAATGTGCGCATTAGGAGTGGAGGTCTAGGTTACTGAATATTATATGCGTCGTTGGTActtaatgcttgtgtgtgtgttcgcttgctTGTTCGTACCGTGCGTACGTGTCAATGTGGGACGAGTTTGTGACACAGGCAAAGGCACaggcacgcgcacagacacacgcacacacatagacacacagacacacacagacacagacacacacacagacacacacacacacacaaacacacacacacacatccacatgtacaccacacacacacacacacacacacacacacacacacacacacatgcatccacatgtacaccacacacacacacacacacacacacatccacatgtacaccgcacacacacaatcacacacacacacacacacacacacacacacacacacactaccctgcacctcctctacccccctcctccacacactcatttctaggctacgaatcgcagcttccacggcacacacacacacacacacacacacacacacacacacacacacacacacacacacacacacacacacacacacacacacacacacacacacacacacacagatgaacacttaattgtacaagtacacacacatacgcccatatcccccacccccaaccccacacacatatatacaaagatatatatatatatatatatatatatatatgtatatatacacacacacacacacacacacacacacacacacacacacacacacacacacacacccgcacgttccaatatcccgttgctcccacagtgtaggcatgcatacactcacatacctcatcctctacccccctcccccccgcaccctcccccacacagacacatacacacatacacacgtgcacagaactctcctgacacttgtgtacacttacacccgcgcgcatgcacaaacgcatcattatcatcaccatcatcaccaccaccatcatcaccatcatcatcatcaccatcatcatcaccatcatcatcatcaccatcatcatcatcatcatcaccatcatgatcatcaccatgatcatcaccatcatcatcaacaccatcaacatcatcatcatcatcatcatcatcatcatcatcaacaccaccatcatcatcatcaacacctccatcatcaacatcatcatcgtcatcaccaccatcatcaaccccaccatcataatcaccacccccatcatcatcaacaccactaccatcaccaccaccaccatcatcaacaccaccatcatcatcaccaccatcatcatcaacaccaccaccatcatcaccacccccatcatcatcaccaccaccatcatcaacaccaccaccatcatcaccacccccatcatcatcaccaccatcatcaacaccaccaccatcatcaacaccaccatcataatcaccacccccatcatcaccaccaccatcatcatcaccaccatcatcatcaccaccatcatcaacaccaccatcatcatcaccaccatcatcaccaccaccatcatcatcaccaccatcatcaacaccaccatcatcatcaccaccatcatcatcacccccatcatcaacaccaccatcatcatcaccaccatcatcaacaccatcaccatcatcaaatcaaccaacaacatcaacagcaccatcatcatcaacaccacca from Babylonia areolata isolate BAREFJ2019XMU chromosome 11, ASM4173473v1, whole genome shotgun sequence includes the following:
- the LOC143287411 gene encoding uncharacterized protein LOC143287411 → MRTAVLLWLGAATLTLALTSGQVIETTTHKPLYTPGGELERLVKQEVRMLLNEDPDLNVDRCTTKCDALFDLVSHIHEHATDQLCHTECRRLVTHHHHTTTNVH